Proteins encoded by one window of Arabidopsis thaliana chromosome 2, partial sequence:
- the scpl38 gene encoding serine carboxypeptidase-like 38 (serine carboxypeptidase-like 38 (scpl38); FUNCTIONS IN: serine-type carboxypeptidase activity; INVOLVED IN: proteolysis; LOCATED IN: endomembrane system; EXPRESSED IN: 7 plant structures; EXPRESSED DURING: L mature pollen stage, M germinated pollen stage, 4 anthesis, C globular stage, petal differentiation and expansion stage; CONTAINS InterPro DOMAIN/s: Peptidase S10, serine carboxypeptidase (InterPro:IPR001563), Peptidase S10, serine carboxypeptidase, active site (InterPro:IPR018202); BEST Arabidopsis thaliana protein match is: serine carboxypeptidase-like 36 (TAIR:AT3G52000.1); Has 3643 Blast hits to 3575 proteins in 391 species: Archae - 0; Bacteria - 253; Metazoa - 637; Fungi - 855; Plants - 1461; Viruses - 0; Other Eukaryotes - 437 (source: NCBI BLink).), whose translation MGKQQDWSVTACIFLSLSLASQIHCSSQTHFPSHKGGAGLSGDTSHFNSVSRENVLSLKEKDLIEKLPGQPSGISFRQYGGYVAVNEPATRFLYYYFVEAIKPSKSTPLVLWFNGGPGCSSVGFGAFEELGPFRVHSDGKTLYRNPYSWNNEANMLFFEGPISVGFSYSSTPFDWEIFGEQADKLTAEDNYMFLVNWLERFPEYKGRDVYISGQSYAGHYIPQLAQIILHRNNQTFINLRGISIGNPGLDLLIEADNENKFILSHGLVSQKDFEEYSKVCDFANYDMDECPKIMPKFSIEHNKHLDVYNIYAPVCLNSTLSSEPKKCTTIMEVDPCRSNYVKAYLNSENVQEAMHANTTKLPYEWKACNHYLNSVWIDADKDASMVPILHDLMGEGVRVLVYSGDVDAAIPFTATMAVLKTMNLTVVNEWRPWFTGGQLGGFTEDYERNLTYATVKGSGHSVPLDQPVHALNLFTSFIRNTPLPQTP comes from the exons ATGGGAAAACAACAAGATTGGTCCGTGACCGCTTGTATTTTCCTATCGTTGTCTCTAGCATCACAAATCCATTGTAGTAGCCAAACACATTTTCCAAGCCACAAGGGAGGAGCTGGTTTGTCAGGTGACACAAGCCACTTCAATTCTGTTAGTCGCGAAAATGTGCTTTCGCTTAAGGAGAAAGATCTAATCGAGAAGCTCCCCGGACAACCTTCCGGCATTAGTTTCAGACAGTACGGTGGTTATGTGGCCGTAAACGAACCAGCCACTCGGTTTTTGTACTATTATTTTGTGGAAGCCATCAAACCTAGTAAATCTACTCCTCTTGTGCTCTGGTTCAACGGAG GACCGGGGTGCTCATCTGTAGGATTTGGGGCATTTGAAGAGCTTGGTCCATTTCGCGTACATAGCGATGGCAAAACGCTTTACCGCAATCCTTATTCATGGAACAACG AGGCGAACATGTTGTTCTTCGAAGGGCCAATAAGTGTAGGATTCTCGTACTCGAGTACTCCTTTTGATTGGGAGATATTTGGGGAACAAGCGGATAAGCTAACAGCAGAGGATAACTACATGTTCTTGGTGAATTGGCTTGAAAGGTTTCCGGAATATAAAGGACGAGACGTTTACATCTCCGGTCAGAGTTACGCTGGCCACTATATTCCCCAACTGGCCCAGATCATCCTTCACCGTAACAACCAAACCTTCATCAATCTACGAGGCATTTCGATCGGTAATCCAGGTCTCGATTTACTTATCGAGGCTGATAATgagaataaatttattttaagtcATGGTTTGGTTTCccaaaaagattttgaagagTACAGTAAAGTCTGCGATTTTGCCAACTATGATATGGACGAATGCCCAAAGATAATGCCTAAATTTAGTATTGAACATAACAAACACTTGGACGTTTACAACATATACGCTCCCGTGTGCCTAAACTCCACGTTAAGCAGCGAACCCAAGAAATGCACCACAATAATGGAGGTTGATCCGTGCCGTTCCAACTACGTGAAGGCTTATCTTAACAGCGAAAATGTTCAAGAAGCGATGCATGCCAACACCACAAAATTACCGTACGAGTGGAAGGCTTGCAATCACTACTTGAATTCCGTATGGATCGACGCTGATAAAGATGCCTCAATGGTTCCTATCCTTCACGACCTGATGGGTGAGGGTGTCCGAGTATTGGTGTATAGTGGGGACGTGGATGCGGCTATTCCGTTTACAGCTACAATGGCCGTGCTGAAGACGATGAATCTAACGGTTGTAAACGAATGGCGTCCGTGGTTTACCGGAGGACAACTGGGAGGGTTCACAGAGGATTACGAACGGAACTTAACGTATGCAACTGTGAAAGGATCAGGTCATTCTGTTCCTTTGGACCAACCTGTACATGCTCTTAATCTATTTACCAGTTTCATCCGTAACACTCCTCTCCCTCAAACACCCTGA